In Scomber japonicus isolate fScoJap1 chromosome 7, fScoJap1.pri, whole genome shotgun sequence, one genomic interval encodes:
- the s1pr4 gene encoding sphingosine 1-phosphate receptor 4, which produces MNVFTSLTSPSSCPHLYRLPNYPSNTTISNATTAATGISHVILRHYNHTGRLQNRTISNNQNHISATMAIFLCFSVFIILENLLVLVAVISRIRHSRRWVYVCIANITLSDLLTGAAYLVNICMSGSQTFRLSPALWLFREGMLFVALAASIFSLLLIAVERYTTMMRPMPRKSAANTYYRIYGLVALCWVLALAIGFLPLLGWNCMCSLDKCSTLLPLYSKTYIFFSLIIFFLILLAIGVLYGAIYCHVHKSTQLATKRSRKRSFALLKTVISIVGVFMLCWGPLFLLLLVDFFCVSRQCALLFSADFCIVLAVLNSGLNPIIYALGSSDMRTAIAQLLCCCCLKAGLCAPDTFTSKDTSSTSENRRDSLRNSFNRIRNLSVASPPSTPSKTRKPPKKSRLSSTTTCLSVSSG; this is translated from the coding sequence ATGAATGTCTTCACCTCCCTCACATCCCCTTCCTCCTGCCCCCACTTGTACCGCTTACCCAATTACCCCAGCAACACCACCATCTCAAATGCCACCACTGCAGCCACTGGAATTAGCCATGTCATCTTGCGGCATTACAACCACACCGGCCGCCTGCAGAACAGGACCATCTCAAACAATCAGAATCACATCAGTGCCACCATGGCGATCTTCCTCTGCTTCAGTGTTTTCATCATCCTGGAGAATCTCCTGGTGTTGGTGGCCGTCATCTCCCGCATCCGCCACAGCAGACGCTGGGTTTACGTCTGCATTGCCAACATCACACTCAGTGACCTCCTGACTGGTGCTGCCTACTTGGTCAACATCTGTATGTCCGGAAGCCAGACGTTCCGCCTCAGCCCTGCACTTTGGCTGTTCAGAGAGGGCATGCTGTTTGTTGCCCTGGCAGCATccatattcagtttattgttaaTTGCTGTGGAGCGTTACACCACTATGATGAGGCCAATGCCGCGGAAGTCAGCCGCAAATACCTACTACAGGATCTATGGCTTGGTCGCACTCTGCTGGGTTTTAGCACTGGCGATTGGCTTCCTCCCATTGCTGGGCTGGAACTGTATGTGCAGCTTGGACAAATgctccaccctcctccctctctactcCAAGACCtacatctttttctctcttattatcttcttcctcatcctcctggCTATTGGCGTGCTCTATGGTGCCATCTACTGCCACGTACACAAGAGTACCCAGCTGGCCACCAAGCGCAGTCGCAAGCGCTCCTTTGCTCTGCTTAAAACTGTGATCAGCATTGTTGGGGTCTTTATGCTTTGCTGGGGGCCACTATTCCTGCTTTTACTAGTGGATTTTTTCTGCGTCTCCCGCCAGTGTGCTCTACTGTTCAGTGCAGATTTTTGCATTGTTCTTGCTGTCCTCAACTCCGGCCTGAACCCCATCATCTACGCCCTGGGCAGTAGTGATATGAGGACAGCTATTGCTCagcttctctgctgctgctgcctgaagGCCGGCCTCTGTGCCCCAGACACATTCACATCCAAGGACACCAGCAGCACCTCAGAGAACAGGCGGGACAGTCTGAGGAACAGTTTCAACAGGATCAGGAATCTGAGTGTAGCCTCTCCACCATCAACCCCAAGCAAGACTCGCAAACCACCTAAAAAATCTAGACTAAGCTCCACCACCACCTGCCTGTCAGTTTCAAGTGGTTAG